A window of the Planktothrix tepida PCC 9214 genome harbors these coding sequences:
- a CDS encoding RluA family pseudouridine synthase yields MVDAENLPPDQQNRRLDLWLSQQISDLSRSRIQTLISQGWVKVNEQVCTTKKLSVQTGDRLEIILPPPQPLELEAVDIPLDILYEDDCLLILNKPAGLVVHPAPGHQNDTLVNALLAHCDQLAGIGGVQRPGIVHRLDKDTTGAMVVAKTDFALQSLQAQIKEKTARRQYLGVVYGVPKTESGTINQPIGRHPIDRKKMAIVPLEKGGREAITHWQIQERIGNYTLMLFTLETGRTHQIRVHSAFMGNPIVGDPEYSRGKAIKVNLPGQALHAWKLTLNHPISGEKIEAIAPIPHPLTTLLEVLRRR; encoded by the coding sequence CTCGGATTCAAACCTTAATTAGTCAGGGATGGGTGAAAGTTAATGAACAAGTTTGTACCACTAAAAAACTGTCTGTGCAAACGGGCGATCGCTTAGAAATTATTCTTCCCCCACCCCAACCTTTAGAACTGGAAGCTGTAGATATTCCCTTGGATATTTTATATGAAGATGATTGTCTATTAATCTTGAATAAACCTGCGGGGTTAGTGGTTCATCCCGCACCGGGACATCAGAATGATACTTTAGTTAATGCGTTATTAGCTCATTGTGATCAATTAGCAGGAATTGGCGGGGTACAACGTCCTGGAATTGTACATCGTTTAGATAAGGATACCACCGGGGCGATGGTGGTGGCCAAAACGGATTTTGCTTTGCAAAGTTTACAAGCTCAAATTAAAGAAAAAACTGCCCGTCGTCAATATTTAGGGGTGGTTTATGGCGTTCCAAAAACCGAATCAGGAACCATTAATCAACCCATTGGTCGTCATCCGATTGATCGCAAAAAAATGGCAATTGTTCCCCTCGAAAAAGGAGGGCGAGAAGCCATTACCCATTGGCAAATTCAAGAGCGCATCGGGAACTATACGTTAATGTTATTTACCTTAGAAACGGGACGTACCCATCAAATTCGGGTGCATAGTGCGTTTATGGGAAATCCCATTGTCGGTGATCCTGAATATAGTCGAGGAAAAGCAATCAAGGTGAATTTACCTGGACAAGCTCTTCATGCTTGGAAATTAACGTTAAATCATCCGATTTCGGGAGAAAAAATTGAAGCGATCGCCCCTATCCCTCATCCGTTAACTACACTTTTAGAGGTCTTACGCCGTCGTTAG
- a CDS encoding hybrid sensor histidine kinase/response regulator: protein MGDIRILIVEDELLIAKGLAKKLEKLEYVVVGIASSSESALQKVEETQPDIILMDIVIKGDLDGIETAKLIQEKFNIPVIYVTAYADDETLERAEETESYGYILKPFKEREVHAAIKIALKKHQSTLKMQESLKEAQAVTDEKSRFLSIASHDLKTPLTAIQMSAGMLKDYSDKWTEDKKQKHLDRIQTSVSNMNNLLEELLILSRAESGKLIFNPEPTQVVTFCQSIIEEIKPLSQAEHRVLFMSSQEVIHGNLDKPLLRHILMNLLSNAIKYSPNGGTVSLKIHQDGQFIWFEVADEGIGLPMDYQAKLFQQFERASNVGNIKGTGLGLSIVKQAVDLHQGQIKVESEVGKGTIFTVTLPL from the coding sequence ATGGGAGACATCAGAATTTTGATCGTGGAAGATGAGTTGCTAATTGCCAAGGGATTAGCAAAAAAATTAGAAAAATTAGAATATGTTGTCGTTGGAATTGCGTCTTCGAGTGAATCAGCATTACAAAAAGTGGAAGAAACTCAACCAGATATAATTTTAATGGATATTGTCATCAAGGGAGATTTAGATGGAATTGAAACGGCAAAACTCATTCAGGAAAAATTTAATATTCCCGTTATTTATGTAACCGCTTATGCCGATGATGAAACCTTAGAACGAGCCGAAGAAACAGAATCCTATGGATATATTCTAAAACCGTTTAAAGAGCGAGAAGTTCATGCCGCTATTAAAATTGCATTAAAAAAACATCAATCTACATTAAAAATGCAGGAATCTTTAAAAGAGGCGCAAGCTGTTACCGATGAAAAATCTCGGTTTTTATCCATTGCTTCCCATGATTTAAAAACTCCTTTAACCGCCATTCAAATGTCTGCCGGAATGTTAAAAGATTATAGTGATAAATGGACGGAAGATAAAAAACAAAAACATTTAGATCGGATTCAAACGTCGGTCAGCAATATGAACAATCTTTTAGAAGAGTTGTTAATTTTAAGTCGGGCTGAATCTGGAAAACTAATCTTTAACCCAGAACCGACTCAAGTTGTGACATTTTGTCAATCTATTATCGAAGAAATAAAACCGCTTTCTCAGGCTGAACATCGAGTTTTATTCATGAGTTCTCAAGAAGTCATACACGGAAATTTAGATAAACCTTTACTGCGCCATATTTTGATGAATTTGTTATCGAATGCGATTAAATATTCCCCTAATGGGGGTACAGTCAGCTTAAAAATTCATCAAGATGGTCAATTTATCTGGTTTGAAGTCGCAGATGAAGGCATTGGTTTACCGATGGATTATCAAGCTAAACTCTTTCAACAATTTGAACGGGCTTCTAACGTGGGTAATATTAAGGGGACGGGGTTAGGATTATCCATTGTGAAACAAGCTGTTGATTTACACCAAGGTCAAATTAAAGTTGAAAGTGAAGTCGGAAAAGGAACAATATTTACCGTCACACTACCGTTATAA